Within the Kribbella aluminosa genome, the region GACGATCAGGTTCCCGAGGGTGATCGTGAGGAACGCCTGCAGCCAGTTCATCCCGAGCGCGACCAGCCCGGCCGCGAGCAGGTAGCTGGGGATGTTGTGCGCCATCCCCATCCAGAGCGCGGCGTAGTTGTACGTCGTCCAGGTCCGCTCGGGCAACCGCGTCGGCGCGAGTTCGGCGTTCGCGTACCGGCTGTCCTTGAGTGCTTGCGGATCGGTCAGCTCGACACGTCCGTCGGGGTGAACGGTTTGCACAAGCGTGGTCATGGGGCCTCCCGGTCTGGACTGAGGAGCGGAGGGAGCGAAGCGACCGGAGCGACGAGGGAAGACCGGGAGTTAGAGCCCCATGACCCGCCGCGACGGAGTCGCGGCATCAATAGAGCCATGAGGTCCACCCCATTCGGTCCGGCGATGTCCGTTCCGAACAAGTTGCGGGACGGGATGACCTCATGTCAACGGACAACTACCGAAAGGCTTTATCCGGGGCCGAGGAGCGGGAGGCTCGGGCGTTTCGGTGTGCCGAGGGCCGCGTAGCCGCGGCGGATCGCGTCCTGGAGTTTGTCGACCGGCCACGGCCAGTCCTCGGTGTGCTCGAGCGCGTCGTCCAGCGACGTACCGGCGTGGTGCAGCGTCGAGATCGTGTTCGCGACCCTGCCGAGCTCGATCGCCTGGTCGCGGGCGAACTCGAGGTCGACGACGGCGCCGTGGCCGGGGACGATCCGCACGCCCAGCGGCATCATCCCGACCACGGCCTGGATGGTGTCCGGCCATTCGAGCGGGAACGAGTCCTCGCCGTACGACGGCGGCGCCGACTCCTCGAGCAGGTCGCCGACGAAGAACACCTCGACATCCGGTACGGCGACCACCGTGTCGCCGGAGGTGTGCCCGTTGCCGACGTGCAGCAGCTCGACGCGGCGGTCGCCGAGGTCGACCACCTTCGCGGCGGCGAACGTCGTACCGGCGAGGTTCTGCTCGGTGGCGGCGTTCTCGTGCAGGTAGACCTCCGCGTCGGTGAAGACGCTGTTGCCGACCACGTGGTCGAAGTGCGCGTGGGTGTTGACGACCCACTTCACCGGGAGGCCGGTGAGCTCGCGGATGTGGTCGCGGAGCTGCTCGGCCTCCTCGGCGGTCGCGCGGGTGTCGATCACCAGGGCGCCGTCCGCGCCGACGACCAGGCCGACGTTCAGGTCCCATTCGTCGTACCGGCGAACCCACGTACGGTCGCCGAGCTCCGTCCAACTCATGCGCTCGACAGTACTTGCCGTCGTTATTTGCCGAGTACGTCGCCCCTCGCGACCTGGTCCCGCTTGACGCCGCGGAGCAGCAGGCCCACGTTGTCGCCGGGCTTCGCGGTCTGCACGATCTTGCGGAACATCTCGACGCCGGTCACCTCGACCTGCAGGAGCGGCTGCCCGGCGCGGCTGATCAGCACCTGCTCGCCGACCGAGACCGTCCCGGTCCGCACCCGCCCGGTGACCACGGTCCCGCGTCCGGCGATCGAGAACACGTCCTCGACCGTCATCCCGAACGACCCCACCGGCAGGGTGTCCTGCGGCCGCTCGGGAAAGCTGTTCGGCTGCGCGTGCCCACGCGCCAGCAGCTCCTGCGGATCCATCGGATTCGACCGCTTCCAGAACTTCCAGCCCATGTGGTGAGAGTAGTGCTTGGCAAGCCCTCTCCCGCCGATTTAAGGTCGCAAGTGTTCCGATCGGAACTCCGGAACTTTCGAAGGGTGGCCGGTGTGACGACACGACGTGCGGTTGTGGTCCGGGGTGGCTGGGAAGGGCACTCCCCGGTCGAGGCGACCGATCTGTTCATCCCGTACCTGGAGGCGAACGGGTTCGAGGTGACGGTCTCCGACTCGACCGCGGCGTACCTCGAACTCGACGGCGTCGACCTGGTGCTGCAGTGCGTGACGATGAGCGAGATCGAGCCCGAGCACTTCAAGGGCCTGGAGGCGGCGATCCGGCGCGGTACCGGGTTCGCCGGCTGGCACGGCGGGATCGCGGACTCGTTCCGCAAGAACGTCGACTACAGCTTCATCACCGGCGGGCAGTTCATCTCGCACCCGCACGGCTTCACCGACTACCGCGTCGACATAATTGCCGACCATCCGATTGTCGACGGCATCACGCACTTCGACGTGCACACCGAGCAGTACTACATCCACTACGACCCGACGAACACCGTGCTCGCCACGACGACGTTCCAGTCGCACCCGGACTACCCGTGGATCGAGGGCGCCGTGATGCCGGCGATCTGGACCCGTACCTGGGGTGAGGGCAACGTCTTCGTCTGCACGGTCGGGCACAAGCTGGACGATCTGGAGACACCCGAGGTACGGACGATCATCGAGCGGGGGCTGCTGTGGGCGAGCAAGTGACGAACGTCGGCATCGTCGGTACGGGTGTCATCTCGGGCACCTACCTGGACCACCTGGCCAAGCTTCCGGGCGTCGACGTGGTCGCGGTCGCCGACCTCGACCGGAGCCGCGCGGCGGCCATCGCGGACACGAACGACGGCATCCGCGCGCTCACCCCCGACGAGCTGTACGCGGTTGACGACATTCAGATTGTCGTCAATCTGACGATCCCCGCGGCGCACGCCCCGGTGCACCAGGCCGCGATGGAGGCCGGCAAGCACGTGTACGGCGAGAAGCCGCTGGCCGTCGACCGGGCGGAGGCGGAGCCGCTGCTCAAGTACGCGACTGTCAACAATCTGCGGATCGGCTGCGCGCCGGACACCGT harbors:
- a CDS encoding EF-Tu/IF-2/RF-3 family GTPase, whose product is MGWKFWKRSNPMDPQELLARGHAQPNSFPERPQDTLPVGSFGMTVEDVFSIAGRGTVVTGRVRTGTVSVGEQVLISRAGQPLLQVEVTGVEMFRKIVQTAKPGDNVGLLLRGVKRDQVARGDVLGK
- a CDS encoding ThuA domain-containing protein — translated: MTTRRAVVVRGGWEGHSPVEATDLFIPYLEANGFEVTVSDSTAAYLELDGVDLVLQCVTMSEIEPEHFKGLEAAIRRGTGFAGWHGGIADSFRKNVDYSFITGGQFISHPHGFTDYRVDIIADHPIVDGITHFDVHTEQYYIHYDPTNTVLATTTFQSHPDYPWIEGAVMPAIWTRTWGEGNVFVCTVGHKLDDLETPEVRTIIERGLLWASK
- a CDS encoding MBL fold metallo-hydrolase, with amino-acid sequence MSWTELGDRTWVRRYDEWDLNVGLVVGADGALVIDTRATAEEAEQLRDHIRELTGLPVKWVVNTHAHFDHVVGNSVFTDAEVYLHENAATEQNLAGTTFAAAKVVDLGDRRVELLHVGNGHTSGDTVVAVPDVEVFFVGDLLEESAPPSYGEDSFPLEWPDTIQAVVGMMPLGVRIVPGHGAVVDLEFARDQAIELGRVANTISTLHHAGTSLDDALEHTEDWPWPVDKLQDAIRRGYAALGTPKRPSLPLLGPG